The Lycium ferocissimum isolate CSIRO_LF1 chromosome 10, AGI_CSIRO_Lferr_CH_V1, whole genome shotgun sequence genome window below encodes:
- the LOC132034292 gene encoding delta(24)-sterol reductase, translated as MSDLEAPLRPKRKKTVVDFLVQFRWIIVIFVVLPLSFLYYFTIYLGDVRSECKSFKQRQKEHDENVKKVVKRLKERNASKDGLVCTARKPWVAVGMRNVDYKRARHFEVDLSPFRNVLDIDKDRMIARVEPLVNMGQISRVTVPMNVSLAVVAELDDLTVGGLINGYGIEGSAHLYGLFSDTVVSYEIILADGQVVRATKDNEYSDLFYAIPWSQGTLGLLVSAEIKLIPIKEYMKVTYKPVVGNLKEIAQAYIDSFAPRDGDQDNPDKVPDFVETMVYNPTDAVCMTGRYASKEEAKQKGNVINSVGWWYKTWFYQHAQTALKRGEFVEYIPTREYYHRHTRCLYWEGKLILPFGDQWWFRFFFGWLMPPKVSLLKATQGEYIRNYYHENHVIQDMLVPLYKVGDALEWVHREMEVYPLWLCPHRLYRLPLKTMVYPEPGFELHKRQGDTQYAQMYTDVGVYYAPGPILRGEVFDGAEAVRKLESWLIEHHGFQPQYAVSELTEKNFWRMFDGGLYEHCRRKYRAVGTFMSVYYKSKKGRKTEKEVQDAEQETAELETPEVDEPAD; from the exons ATGTCAGATCTTGAGGCTCCCCTTCGCCCCAAGAGGAAGAAAACTGTGGTGGACTTTCTTGTCCAATTCAGATGGATCATCGTTATCTTCGTCGTCCTTCCTCTCTCTTTCCTGTACTATTTCACCATATATCTTGGGGATGTTAGATCTGAGTGCAAATCTTTCAAGCAGCGCCAGAAGGAGCATGATGAAAATGTTAAAAAGGTTGTGAAGCGTCTCAAGGAGAGGAATGCATCTAAGGATGGTCTTGTGTGCACAGCTAGGAAGCCCTGGGTTGCTGTTGGAATGAGAAATGTGGACTACAAGCGTGCACGTCATTTTGAAGTTGATCTTTCTCCATTTAGAAATGTTCTTGACATTGACAAGGACCGCATGATTGCTAGAGTTGAGCCTCTAGTCAATATGGGCCAAATCTCTAGAGTTACTGTCCCTATGAATGTTTCCCTCGCAGTTGTTGCCGAGCTTGATGATCTAACCGTTGGTGGTCTGATCAATGGCTACGGGATTGAAGGAAGTGCCCACCTTTATGGACTGTTCTCAGACACTGTTGTGTCATATGAGATTATTCTAGCAGACGGGCAGGTAGTTAGAGCAACAAAGGACAATGAATATTCCGATCTTTTCTATGCTATACCATGGTCTCAAGGGACTCTGGGGCTTCTTGTTTCAGCTGAGATCAAGCTCATTCCAATTAAGGAATACATGAAGGTTACTTACAAACCTGTAGTTGGTAACTTGAAAGAGATTGCACAGGCTTATATAGATTCTTTTGCACCTAGAGATGGGGATCAGGATAATCCTGATAAGGTTCCAGACTTTGTAGAAACCATGGTGTACAATCCCACAGATGCTGTTTGCATGACTGGTAGATATGCTTCAAAAGAAGAGGCCAAGCAGAAGGGCAATGTGATCAACAGTGTTGGTTGGTGGTACAAAACCTGGTTTTACCAGCACGCTCAAACTGCACTAAAGAGGGGGGAATTCGTAGAGTACATTCCAACTAGGGAATACTACCACAGGCACACAAGATGCTTGTATTGGGAAGGGAAGCTTATCCTTCCATTCGGTGATCAGTGGTGGTTTAGATTTTTCTTCGGATGGCTCATGCCACCAAAGGTTTCTCTACTTAAAGCCACTCAAGGGGAATACATTAGGAATTATTACCATGAAAACCATGTCATTCAAGATATGCTTGTTCCTCTTTACAAGGTTGGAGATGCTCTTGAGTGGGTCCACCGTGAGATGGAG GTGTATCCCCTGTGGCTCTGCCCCCACCGACTCTACAGGCTGCCTCTTAAAACGATGGTGTATCCGGAACCAGGGTTTGAGCTGCACAAGAGGCAGGGTGACACACAGTATGCCCAAATGTACACGGATGTTGGTGTCTACTACGCTCCTGGACCTATTTTGAGGGGTGAGGTGTTTGATGGTGCAGAGGCAGTCCGTAAATTGGAGAGTTGGTTGATTGAACACCACGGATTCCAGCCACAATACGCTGTGTCCGAGCTGACAGAGAAGAACTTCTGGAGGATGTTTGATGGGGGGCTGTACGAGCACTGCAGAAGAAAGTACAGAGCCGTTGGAACCTTCATGAGCGTGTACTATAAGTCTAAGAAAGGAAGGAAGACTGAGAAGGAGGTGCAGGATGCGGAGCAAGAGACGGCTGAACTTGAGACCCCAGAAGTTGATGAGCCTGCTGATTGA